One window from the genome of Salmo salar chromosome ssa25, Ssal_v3.1, whole genome shotgun sequence encodes:
- the ikzf2 gene encoding zinc finger protein Helios isoform X1: MTYKICPWINAQHPTIDSSRQCNACCCLHDIQRDSSPPTMETEATDGYSASNGDCSPKKTENSRMLVDLSANTPNAQQPQGPYSPTEHTIKQEEETEDERDRRTTAEDMGQSGEEESGLEEPMIDSPNNLQDGVPGSDGSCDPGTRLPNGDRPFQCNQCGVSFTQKGNLLRHIKLHTGEKPFKCPFCSYACRRRDALTGHLRTHSVGKPHKCDYCGRSYKQRTSLEEHKERCHNYLESAGMDPTSVTGPYPGEIPKEQRPLAEAAAMATLNRPPVIEKLQSNVGKRKSTTPQKFVGEKMMRYSYPELSYEMGLKYEKEAELMQAHMMDQAINNAISYLGSDSLRPLVHHPHPHGPHGPQPSLSMAEVVPMVNPLFHHVYPLGSGLRMDGPGSRDAPPHPSPLPPPPPDFHPSSNGPIALTRPKQHHPQGTREEKESPSNSGLDSADSAQSSPQDRLGYHWNNPHHRPRSIPAYGGREEGRGGAEVAQGVAAERPISREGVRVFGREGRKMRVFQCEHCHILFLDHVMYTIHMGCHGYRDPLECNICGHRSKDRYEFSSHIVRGEHTFN, encoded by the exons ATGACATATAAAATATGCCCGTGGATAAACGCTCAACATCCGACCATTGATTCATCCAGACAATGCAATGCGTGCTGCTGTCTCCACGACATCCAGCGAGACAG CTCTCCACCGACTATGGAAACAGAGGCAACTGATGGATATTCTGCAA GTAACGGAGACTGCTCTCCCAAGAAGACAGAGAACTCTAGAATGTTGGTGGACCTGTCGGCAAACACACCCAACGCACAGCAGCCCCAGGGTCCTTATTCACCGACTG AACACACCATCAAACAAGAAGAAGAGACAGAAGATGAAAGGGACAGGAGGACCACAGCTGAGGATATGGGACAAAGTGGGGAAGAGGAATCGGGATTGGAAGAGCCCATGATTGACAGCCCAAACAACCTACAGGATGGGGTTCCTGGGTCAGATGGGTCATGTGACCCAGGAACTCGGCTGCCCAATG GTGATAGGCCGTTCCAGTGTAACCAGTGTGGCGTGTCGTTCACTCAGAAGGGCAATCTGTTGAGACACATCAAACTGCACACGGGGGAGAAGCCCTTCAAATGCCCCTTCTGCAGCTACGCCTGCCGCCGTCGTGACGCACTTACAGGCCACCTACGCACACACTCAG TGGGTAAACCACACAAGTGTGACTACTGTGGGCGGAGCTACAAACAGAGGACGTCATTGGAGGAGCATAAAGAGCGCTGCCATAACTACCTTGAGAGTGCTGGCATGGATCCCACCTCTGTCACTGGGCCTTATCCAG GTGAGATCCCTAAAGAGCAGAGGCCCCTGGCGGAGGCCGCTGCCATGGCAACATTAAACCGGCCACCTGTCATTGAGAAACTGCAGAGTAACGTAGGGAAGAGGAAGAGTACCACTCCACAGAAGTTTGTGG GTGAGAAGATGATGCGTTACAGTTACCCGGAGCTGAGCTATGAGATGGGTCTGAAGTATGAGAAGGAGGCAGAGCTGATGCAGGCTCACATGATGGACCAGGCTATCAACAACGCCATCTCTTACCTGGGCTCTGACTCCCTGAGACCCCTGGTCCACCATCCCCACCCCCATGGTCCCCACGGTCCACAGCCGTCTCTTTCTATGGCTGAGGTGGTACCCATGGTCAACCCCCTCTTCCACCACGTCTACCCTCTGGGGTCAGGGCTGCGTATGGACGGACCGGGTAGCCGCGACGCCCCACCTCATCCTTCACCTCTGCCTCCACCTCCTCCTgacttccatccctcctccaacGGGCCCATCGCCCTCACCAGACCCAAGCAGCACCACCCACAGGGTACCAGAGAGGAAAAAGAGTCTCCTAGCAACAGTGGGCTGGACTCGGCCGACTCCGCCCAGAGCAGCCCACAGGATAGGCTGGGTTACCACTGGAACAACCCCCACCACCGTCCCAGATCCATCCCAGCATACGGCGGCAGAGAGGAGGGGCGAGGCGGGGCTGAGGTGGCCCAGGGAGTGGCGGCAGAGAGGCCTATAAGTCGGGAAGGGGTGCGTGTGTTTGGGCGAGAGGGGCGGAAGATGAGGGTGTTCCAGTGTGAACACTGCCACATTCTCTTCCTGGACCATGTCATGTACACCATCCACATGGGTTGTCATGGTTACAGGGACCCGCTGGAGTGCAACATCTGTGGCCACCGCAGTAAGGACCGCTATGAGTTCTCATCTCACATCGTCCGCGGGGAACACACCTTCAACTAG
- the ikzf2 gene encoding zinc finger protein Helios isoform X2, whose amino-acid sequence METEATDGYSASNGDCSPKKTENSRMLVDLSANTPNAQQPQGPYSPTEHTIKQEEETEDERDRRTTAEDMGQSGEEESGLEEPMIDSPNNLQDGVPGSDGSCDPGTRLPNGDRPFQCNQCGVSFTQKGNLLRHIKLHTGEKPFKCPFCSYACRRRDALTGHLRTHSVGKPHKCDYCGRSYKQRTSLEEHKERCHNYLESAGMDPTSVTGPYPGEIPKEQRPLAEAAAMATLNRPPVIEKLQSNVGKRKSTTPQKFVGEKMMRYSYPELSYEMGLKYEKEAELMQAHMMDQAINNAISYLGSDSLRPLVHHPHPHGPHGPQPSLSMAEVVPMVNPLFHHVYPLGSGLRMDGPGSRDAPPHPSPLPPPPPDFHPSSNGPIALTRPKQHHPQGTREEKESPSNSGLDSADSAQSSPQDRLGYHWNNPHHRPRSIPAYGGREEGRGGAEVAQGVAAERPISREGVRVFGREGRKMRVFQCEHCHILFLDHVMYTIHMGCHGYRDPLECNICGHRSKDRYEFSSHIVRGEHTFN is encoded by the exons ATGGAAACAGAGGCAACTGATGGATATTCTGCAA GTAACGGAGACTGCTCTCCCAAGAAGACAGAGAACTCTAGAATGTTGGTGGACCTGTCGGCAAACACACCCAACGCACAGCAGCCCCAGGGTCCTTATTCACCGACTG AACACACCATCAAACAAGAAGAAGAGACAGAAGATGAAAGGGACAGGAGGACCACAGCTGAGGATATGGGACAAAGTGGGGAAGAGGAATCGGGATTGGAAGAGCCCATGATTGACAGCCCAAACAACCTACAGGATGGGGTTCCTGGGTCAGATGGGTCATGTGACCCAGGAACTCGGCTGCCCAATG GTGATAGGCCGTTCCAGTGTAACCAGTGTGGCGTGTCGTTCACTCAGAAGGGCAATCTGTTGAGACACATCAAACTGCACACGGGGGAGAAGCCCTTCAAATGCCCCTTCTGCAGCTACGCCTGCCGCCGTCGTGACGCACTTACAGGCCACCTACGCACACACTCAG TGGGTAAACCACACAAGTGTGACTACTGTGGGCGGAGCTACAAACAGAGGACGTCATTGGAGGAGCATAAAGAGCGCTGCCATAACTACCTTGAGAGTGCTGGCATGGATCCCACCTCTGTCACTGGGCCTTATCCAG GTGAGATCCCTAAAGAGCAGAGGCCCCTGGCGGAGGCCGCTGCCATGGCAACATTAAACCGGCCACCTGTCATTGAGAAACTGCAGAGTAACGTAGGGAAGAGGAAGAGTACCACTCCACAGAAGTTTGTGG GTGAGAAGATGATGCGTTACAGTTACCCGGAGCTGAGCTATGAGATGGGTCTGAAGTATGAGAAGGAGGCAGAGCTGATGCAGGCTCACATGATGGACCAGGCTATCAACAACGCCATCTCTTACCTGGGCTCTGACTCCCTGAGACCCCTGGTCCACCATCCCCACCCCCATGGTCCCCACGGTCCACAGCCGTCTCTTTCTATGGCTGAGGTGGTACCCATGGTCAACCCCCTCTTCCACCACGTCTACCCTCTGGGGTCAGGGCTGCGTATGGACGGACCGGGTAGCCGCGACGCCCCACCTCATCCTTCACCTCTGCCTCCACCTCCTCCTgacttccatccctcctccaacGGGCCCATCGCCCTCACCAGACCCAAGCAGCACCACCCACAGGGTACCAGAGAGGAAAAAGAGTCTCCTAGCAACAGTGGGCTGGACTCGGCCGACTCCGCCCAGAGCAGCCCACAGGATAGGCTGGGTTACCACTGGAACAACCCCCACCACCGTCCCAGATCCATCCCAGCATACGGCGGCAGAGAGGAGGGGCGAGGCGGGGCTGAGGTGGCCCAGGGAGTGGCGGCAGAGAGGCCTATAAGTCGGGAAGGGGTGCGTGTGTTTGGGCGAGAGGGGCGGAAGATGAGGGTGTTCCAGTGTGAACACTGCCACATTCTCTTCCTGGACCATGTCATGTACACCATCCACATGGGTTGTCATGGTTACAGGGACCCGCTGGAGTGCAACATCTGTGGCCACCGCAGTAAGGACCGCTATGAGTTCTCATCTCACATCGTCCGCGGGGAACACACCTTCAACTAG